In Erigeron canadensis isolate Cc75 chromosome 6, C_canadensis_v1, whole genome shotgun sequence, the following are encoded in one genomic region:
- the LOC122603654 gene encoding 60S ribosomal protein L27-like — MVKFLKPNKAVVVLNGRFAGRKAVIVKQFDDGTRDRPYGHCLVAGIAKYPKKVIKKDSAKKTAKKSRVKAFIKLVNYNHIMPTRYTLDVDLKDVVSVDVLQSRDKKVSACKETKARFEERFKTGKNRWFFSKLRF, encoded by the coding sequence atggtGAAGTTTTTGAAACCAAACAAAGCAGTGGTGGTCCTAAACGGCCGTTTCGCCGGTCGGAAAGCAGTGATCGTGAAACAATTCGATGACGGAACTCGTGACCGCCCGTACGGTCACTGTCTGGTGGCCGGAATAGCAAAGTACCCAAAGAAAGTGATCAAAAAAGACTCAGCGAAAAAAACAGCAAAGAAATCACGGGTGAAGGCTTTCATTAAGTTGGTTAACTACAACCATATAATGCCAACAAGGTACACACTTGATGTGGATCTTAAGGATGTTGTCTCTGTTGATGTTCTTCAGTCACGTGACAAAAAGGTGAGTGCTTGCAAAGAGACCAAAGCTAGGTTTGAAGAAAGGTTCAAGACTGGAAAAAACCGTTGGTTCTTCTCCAAGCTTCGATTTTGA
- the LOC122603588 gene encoding mRNA cap guanine-N7 methyltransferase 2 isoform X2: MMAESTHHFLLEAIKTALIKIFVSPYATVCDLYCGKVLDEERWDEAKIGHFIGIDEASSGVGEVREAWESPHKTYTSDFYELDPCTENLEAILGDKANTVDIVCCMQRLQFCFETEEKVRRLLHNVSSLLKPGGYLIGITLDSSTLWAKYQKSVEAYHNRSGGMKPNLVPNCIRSESYMITFEVEEEKFPFFGKKYQMKFASDASAETHSLVHFPSLIRLAREAGLEYVEIQNLLEFYDDNKTQFSGMLGEVGHGFLDPKGRLLPKFQDVLGLYTTFIFQKPDPDVTPPLMTPLLHNVTQILDEPSTFRTQPFCVFDEQLN; this comes from the exons ATGATGGCTGAGTCAACTCACCACTTTCTTCTGGAAGCCATCAAGACAGCTCTCATCAAGATTTTCGTCTCTCCATATGCCACC GTGTGTGATTTATATTGCGGAAAAGTATTAGATGAAGAGAGATGGGATGAAGCTAAAATTGGTCACTTCATTGGAATTG ATGAAGCATCATCTGGAGTTGGAGAAGTTCGAGAAGCATGGGAGAGTCCGCACAAGACTTATACTTCCGACTTTTATGAGCTTGATCCTTGCACT GAAAATTTGGAAGCAATTTTGGGTGATAAAGCAAACACAGTTGATATAGTTTGTTGCATGCAACGTTTGCAG TTTTGTTTTGAAACCGAGGAGAAAGTACGAAGACTTCTACATAATGTATCATCTTTGTTGAAACCGGGGGGTTATCTTATTGGTATTACTCTGGACTCATCTACTTTATG GGCAAAGTATCAGAAAAGTGTTGAAGCATACCACAATCGGAGTGGTGGTATGAAGCCCAATCTTGTTCCCAATTGCATTCGATCAGAAAGCTATATGATCACTtttgaagttgaagaagaaaa GTTTCCATTTTTCGGGAAAAAATACCAAATGAAGTTTGCGAGTGATGCTTCTGCTGAAACACATAGTTTGGTGCATTTTCCAAGCTTGATAAG GTTGGCTAGGGAAGCTGGTCTTGAGTATGTTGAGATACAAAACTTGCTAGAATTCTATGATGATAATAA AACACAGTTTTCGGGGATGCTAGGAGAAGTCGGTCATGGTTTTCTGGACCCCAAAGGAAGACTCTTACCGAAATTCCAAGATGTACTAG GTTTGTATACCACATTCATATTTCAAAAGCCTGATCCTGATGTTACCCCTCCGCTTATGACCCCATTGTTGCATAATGTAACCCAAATCCTTGACGAG CCATCCACTTTCAG AACTCAACCTTTCTGTGTCTTTGATGAACAATTGAATTAG
- the LOC122603588 gene encoding mRNA cap guanine-N7 methyltransferase 2 isoform X3 yields MMAESTHHFLLEAIKTALIKIFVSPYATVCDLYCGKVLDEERWDEAKIGHFIGIDEASSGVGEVREAWESPHKTYTSDFYELDPCTENLEAILGDKANTVDIVCCMQRLQFCFETEEKVRRLLHNVSSLLKPGGYLIGITLDSSTLWAKYQKSVEAYHNRSGGMKPNLVPNCIRSESYMITFEVEEEKFPFFGKKYQMKFASDASAETHSLVHFPSLIRLAREAGLEYVEIQNLLEFYDDNKTQFSGMLGEVGHGFLDPKGRLLPKFQDVLGLYTTFIFQKPDPDVTPPLMTPLLHNVTQILDENSTFLCL; encoded by the exons ATGATGGCTGAGTCAACTCACCACTTTCTTCTGGAAGCCATCAAGACAGCTCTCATCAAGATTTTCGTCTCTCCATATGCCACC GTGTGTGATTTATATTGCGGAAAAGTATTAGATGAAGAGAGATGGGATGAAGCTAAAATTGGTCACTTCATTGGAATTG ATGAAGCATCATCTGGAGTTGGAGAAGTTCGAGAAGCATGGGAGAGTCCGCACAAGACTTATACTTCCGACTTTTATGAGCTTGATCCTTGCACT GAAAATTTGGAAGCAATTTTGGGTGATAAAGCAAACACAGTTGATATAGTTTGTTGCATGCAACGTTTGCAG TTTTGTTTTGAAACCGAGGAGAAAGTACGAAGACTTCTACATAATGTATCATCTTTGTTGAAACCGGGGGGTTATCTTATTGGTATTACTCTGGACTCATCTACTTTATG GGCAAAGTATCAGAAAAGTGTTGAAGCATACCACAATCGGAGTGGTGGTATGAAGCCCAATCTTGTTCCCAATTGCATTCGATCAGAAAGCTATATGATCACTtttgaagttgaagaagaaaa GTTTCCATTTTTCGGGAAAAAATACCAAATGAAGTTTGCGAGTGATGCTTCTGCTGAAACACATAGTTTGGTGCATTTTCCAAGCTTGATAAG GTTGGCTAGGGAAGCTGGTCTTGAGTATGTTGAGATACAAAACTTGCTAGAATTCTATGATGATAATAA AACACAGTTTTCGGGGATGCTAGGAGAAGTCGGTCATGGTTTTCTGGACCCCAAAGGAAGACTCTTACCGAAATTCCAAGATGTACTAG GTTTGTATACCACATTCATATTTCAAAAGCCTGATCCTGATGTTACCCCTCCGCTTATGACCCCATTGTTGCATAATGTAACCCAAATCCTTGACGAG AACTCAACCTTTCTGTGTCTTTGA
- the LOC122603588 gene encoding mRNA cap guanine-N7 methyltransferase 2 isoform X1, with protein MMAESTHHFLLEAIKTALIKIFVSPYATVCDLYCGKVLDEERWDEAKIGHFIGIDEASSGVGEVREAWESPHKTYTSDFYELDPCTENLEAILGDKANTVDIVCCMQRLQFCFETEEKVRRLLHNVSSLLKPGGYLIGITLDSSTLWAKYQKSVEAYHNRSGGMKPNLVPNCIRSESYMITFEVEEEKFPFFGKKYQMKFASDASAETHSLVHFPSLIRLAREAGLEYVEIQNLLEFYDDNKTQFSGMLGEVGHGFLDPKGRLLPKFQDVLGLYTTFIFQKPDPDVTPPLMTPLLHNVTQILDERDWQGSVWRDEEKTGASHAESSFCLSKITEQKGILGPGPSDLRFSEAI; from the exons ATGATGGCTGAGTCAACTCACCACTTTCTTCTGGAAGCCATCAAGACAGCTCTCATCAAGATTTTCGTCTCTCCATATGCCACC GTGTGTGATTTATATTGCGGAAAAGTATTAGATGAAGAGAGATGGGATGAAGCTAAAATTGGTCACTTCATTGGAATTG ATGAAGCATCATCTGGAGTTGGAGAAGTTCGAGAAGCATGGGAGAGTCCGCACAAGACTTATACTTCCGACTTTTATGAGCTTGATCCTTGCACT GAAAATTTGGAAGCAATTTTGGGTGATAAAGCAAACACAGTTGATATAGTTTGTTGCATGCAACGTTTGCAG TTTTGTTTTGAAACCGAGGAGAAAGTACGAAGACTTCTACATAATGTATCATCTTTGTTGAAACCGGGGGGTTATCTTATTGGTATTACTCTGGACTCATCTACTTTATG GGCAAAGTATCAGAAAAGTGTTGAAGCATACCACAATCGGAGTGGTGGTATGAAGCCCAATCTTGTTCCCAATTGCATTCGATCAGAAAGCTATATGATCACTtttgaagttgaagaagaaaa GTTTCCATTTTTCGGGAAAAAATACCAAATGAAGTTTGCGAGTGATGCTTCTGCTGAAACACATAGTTTGGTGCATTTTCCAAGCTTGATAAG GTTGGCTAGGGAAGCTGGTCTTGAGTATGTTGAGATACAAAACTTGCTAGAATTCTATGATGATAATAA AACACAGTTTTCGGGGATGCTAGGAGAAGTCGGTCATGGTTTTCTGGACCCCAAAGGAAGACTCTTACCGAAATTCCAAGATGTACTAG GTTTGTATACCACATTCATATTTCAAAAGCCTGATCCTGATGTTACCCCTCCGCTTATGACCCCATTGTTGCATAATGTAACCCAAATCCTTGACGAG AGGGATTGGCAAGGTAGCGTGTGGAGGGACGAAGAGAAAACTGGAGCATCACATGCAGAATCATCTTTTTGCCTGAGCAAGATAACTGAACAAAAAGGGATATTAGGTCCTGGACCTTCAGACCTGCGTTTCTCGGAAGCTATCTAA
- the LOC122603274 gene encoding uncharacterized protein HI_0077, with translation MSDGETLVEAALRVLNTPDPVEKAKLGDQIANKWLQGLISNAYHTSQQPDIVVPDRPARLTNVKLVSPSLMPKLGKAGSLQSRQAIVHSLVHTESWAIDLSWDIIARFGKQELMPREFFDDFVRVAQDEGRHFTLLAARLEELGSFYGALPAHDGLWDSAVATSKDLFARLAVEHCVHEARGLDVLPTTISRFRNGGDNDTADLLEKVVYPEEITHCAAGVKWFKYLCSRSKAPNGDDESDEVIEKFHEIVRAYFRGPLKPPFNEAARISAGFGPQWYEPLAVKDFSK, from the exons ATGAGCGATGGTGAAACCCTAGTGGAAGCAGCACTGCGTGTACTAAACACACCAGACCCAGTTGAAAAGGCCAAACTTGGTGATCAAATTGCTAACAAATGGCTACAAGGTCTCATTTCGAATGCCTATCACACTTCACAACAACCCGATATCGTCGTCCCGGACCGCCCTGCCCGACTCACTAAT GTGAAGTTGGTTTCGCCTAGTCTTATGCCGAAGCTTGGGAAAGCCGGAAGCTTGCAGAGTAGACAGGCTATTGTGCATAGCCTTGTGCATACTGAAAGTTGGGCCATTGACTTGTCTTGG GATATAATAGCGCGTTTTGGCAAGCAAGAGTTGATGCCAAGAGAgttttttgatgattttgttaGAGTTGCACAAGATGAAGGTCGTCACTTCACTCTTCTTGCTGCTCGACTTGAGGAATTGGGTTCTTTCTATGGAGCTCTCCCGGCTCATGATGGTTTATGGGACTCGGCTGTTGCTACATCCAAAGATCTATTTGCACGTCTTGCTGTGGAGCATTGTGTTCATGAG GCAAGAGGACTGGATGTGTTGCCTACCACCATCTCCCGTTTCCGAAATGGAGGCGACAACGATACTGCTGATTTACTCGAGAAAGTGGTTTACCCTGAAGAAATCACTCATTGTGCTGCCGGAGTGAAGTGGTTCAAGTATTTGTGCTCACGATCAAAAGCCCCCAATGGAGATGACGAAAGTGATGAAGTGATTGAGAAGTTCCATGAGATTGTGAGGGCATATTTCAGGGGGCCATTGAAGCCTCCTTTCAACGAGGCAGCAAGAATATCTGCTGGGTTTGGTCCTCAATGGTATGAACCTCTTGCTGTTAAAGATTTCTCCAAATAA